The genomic stretch TCGGCCACGGCCAGGTTGGTGGTGATCACGGTGGGCCGGTCCCATTCCAACCGGTGGTCGATAATTTCATAAAGCGTGGTCACCACCCAGGTCTCCCCACCGCCCACCCCCAGGTCGTCAAGCACCAGGCAATCACAGTCCAGTAAAGGCTGCTTCTCGGCCTCGCCTTCCCTGTCCCGAAAGGCCCGCCGAAAACGAGAGAGCAAGTGGACCCAGTTTTCATAGATCAGGCTGCAGCCAACCGCCAGGAGGGTATTGGCGATGGCCTGGGCCAGGTGGGACTTGCCCCGGTCAGACGGACCACTCAGGAGCAGGGAGTGGTTTTCCTCGTTCTTCCAACGGAGGAAATTCCCCGCGTACTCCGCGCACCGCTCCAAGGCTTCCTGCTGCCTTTGATCGGCGGGAAGATAGCTCTCAAAAGTCCGGCGGAGAAAGCGGGGGGGCATCCGGGACTCCCGATAACGGACTTTTACCGCTGCCTGCCGGTTGGCCCGCCGCCGCTCTTCCAGCCGCTCCCAGATTTCCCGCTCCTTCTCCTCGGTCAGGCAGGAACATTGGGATTTCCACTTCAGCTTCTCGGATAGATGCATGAGGCCGAAGGAGGAGAGGGCGAGGTTGGCCTCGACAAAGGGCAGCCCGCAGAAAGGACAGTCGGTCAGCACCGTTCCGCCAACTTTTTGAGAGGCATGATCCCCCGCTTGCGAAAAGCCAGAGGGTCGGCGAGGTAACACTCTTCCACCAGCCGGAAGGTTTCCCCTGGCACCAGAGTCTCCGCCAATCGCTCCACGAAACGCTTCTCGATGGGGGCCACAAGACCCTTCAGGTCCTTTATGAACTGGCACACTTCCTCCTTCTCTTGCCATCTTCCCTCCTTCCTCTTAGAGAGATCCTCTTCCTGATTCCTCTTTAATACTTCCTCTTCGGGTTCTCCCGGAGAACTGGTGTGGTTCCCCGACAGAACCGCTGTGGTTCTCCCGGAGAACTGGTGTGGTTCTCCGACAGAACCGGTCGGCCGGACCACCGGTTCTCCCGGAGAACCGGTCCGATCCAGGATCAGGTAGGTGTTTACCCTGCCCTTGCGCCTCTCCCGCCGGATGATCTCCAGGTCCTCCAGGGACTGGAGGGCTTCGGCCAGATTGGCCCGGGAGACGATCCCGGTCAGATCCAGGAGCCTCCGGTAAGAGGGAAAGCAACGGCCCGCTTTATCGGCGTGAAAACACAAGACGGTGTAAACCAGGAGGAGGATCCTGGCTCGGGGGTGCCGGGCAATCCGCTCCACCGCCCGCTTGTCCATAAGAAACCAGGCGCCGGGTTCATGCCGGGACATGGCTAGCTCCCCTTTGCGGGTGCAAACCGGAGGATAGTTCACATTTGTTAACACATAGGACAAAAAAAGGGACAGTGTACCGGTCTCTTACCCGGGATAGGGGGTGGCTTGGCCGCTTCATAACGGGGGAAAATTCCTTACCCCAACCTCTGAAAAAAGCTTCTTTCATTGCCTTAAATGCTTTTTTCCGGTAGATAGCGACCGACTTCTCCCGGGCGGCGAAGAAGGGCATCCCTTTTCTT from Atribacteraceae bacterium encodes the following:
- a CDS encoding ATP-binding protein, whose amino-acid sequence is MLTDCPFCGLPFVEANLALSSFGLMHLSEKLKWKSQCSCLTEEKEREIWERLEERRRANRQAAVKVRYRESRMPPRFLRRTFESYLPADQRQQEALERCAEYAGNFLRWKNEENHSLLLSGPSDRGKSHLAQAIANTLLAVGCSLIYENWVHLLSRFRRAFRDREGEAEKQPLLDCDCLVLDDLGVGGGETWVVTTLYEIIDHRLEWDRPTVITTNLAVAELGELYGGRVASRLGRGYRVVRV
- a CDS encoding helix-turn-helix domain-containing protein — protein: MSRHEPGAWFLMDKRAVERIARHPRARILLLVYTVLCFHADKAGRCFPSYRRLLDLTGIVSRANLAEALQSLEDLEIIRRERRKGRVNTYLILDRTGSPGEPVVRPTGSVGEPHQFSGRTTAVLSGNHTSSPGEPEEEVLKRNQEEDLSKRKEGRWQEKEEVCQFIKDLKGLVAPIEKRFVERLAETLVPGETFRLVEECYLADPLAFRKRGIMPLKKLAERC